The stretch of DNA CTCatcaacatgttatttatttacctctatATCGATTCAAAGGTGCACCATTAATATCATCACACTGAAAATATGTCAACCAGAAGTTTGCCCCGCCACACGCAACATAGTAgggaaaataattaaaatatttaatttgctCATTTCCTGCTTCAATGCTGTAAATCGACATTCATTCCAAACGTGTTACTGTCGCTCTTTCACTATCTGCAAATGGTTTTTCCTCATGTAGATCGTCCCATAGGGACGAATCGTGAAATAGTAGACAATCTCGACGAATGACAACAAGCTGGCTCCAACGAATAGTCCCGTCGTACCACCTATCGAGACTAcagaaaaaagagaagaaagaAAGTACCTGATTAGATTTGCGCATTTTCCCCCCCGCAGAATCTCCTTCACCCCTCGACACCTACCCACCAAATCGAGCCGACCGCGCACCACGTTCCGCCTGTACCGCTCCGTCGGTAATTGGGACAGTTCGATTTCGATCGTCGAGCAACGCTTTTCCCGGTTGTAGAGACTCTCGCGCGAGTCATGTATGATGGCGATGTCCACCTCGGTGCACGAGGGCAAACAGTCACAAACGACACCCTTCTTCCCGGTGGACCACTTGGGCAGTATGATCGTTAGCTCTTCGTAGTGCTCATTCAGGCAGGCCAGTCCGGTCATGTTGCACTTCAGCGTGGGGTCTGCGGAGAAAAGCGAACGGCTGGAATGTTACGACGGAAAATTAATCAAATCAAACGCAACCATACCAGTGTTCGGCATGAGATGACTGGTGCAGTTGCATAACTGCAACTGTTTGTCCCTCCGACACTGCACCGAACAGGCACTGTAGCTGTAGTATTTGTGGACATTCAAATTGTTCTCGTCCGGATAACGGCACATGCGCTGCTCCACGCTGACCTGTTTCGTCTCCGGGTCGTTCTCGATATTCTTGACGGAAATTTGACGACTATATGGAACAGTAAGAACAATAAGATCAGATAACTTAGAGTCGTTATTGGAACTGACATACTTATATGCGATGAAATAGTCAATGACCAGGACCTCTGACTTTGGGGTAATCAAATTCGGCACATCTTCTTCCGCCAGCGTGTAGACATAGGCTTCAGTAAGAACAGTGATTTTTAGCTTCCCTGGTCCCGTATATTTGTTTGATTTCATATCAATATACAGCGGATCCCGGGCGCTAGTCTGTATCGAGTTTACCGCGTAGCAGAGTCCGATCTCCGTTTCCATCGGTTGAAAATACTTGCAGCACTCGAAGGGGCGCCCATTCCAAAAGCATTGCTCTATCGTCTCTTCGCAGGGACTTCGTACCAAACCAgcgtaataagaaaaattgccGTGAAAACAATTCTCGATCGGTTCATCCCCGTTGCACTCATTCACCGTGTGGTATGACTCTCCCCGGAAGTAAccgatttcattcaaaatttcctCCATCGCAAAGTCGTGTTCTTCGCCCCACAGGCTGCAACATTTAGATGAGATAtgaaaagagtttttctgaaCAAACGGAAACGATATACCTATCCGCCACCATCTGGATGCGTTCCATGTTGCGCATTTCGCAGATCACGATCGATGGAAACTTCGTATCCCAATCGCGATAGCTTGTTTCCATCACGAAGGAGATGGCGCTGGTTCGGAAGGCCTCCAGCGATGCACTGATCAGCAAGGCCGATCCAAACCAGGACACCACGACGCAGATCATCCAGAAAACTCTGAAAGAGGGCATGAATCAACAATCATTTTGTTTCCGATGATAGTTTTGAACATGTTTTAGCCCTACGCTTTTGCCTAGTGTCTGCAAAGCGTGGTAACGAATCCAGCCCTATTCAAGTAAGTGCATCTCATCATCCAAACTACATAACGCAACATAAGCGAGATAACCAAAATCATCGCGCAATCATCAACTAATTCGCAATAGCAGCAGTGAGATCTGCAGGAACAGAATTgccaataatatattttttcttcttactaacaatagaataatgtgaaatgtaaatacataatagatataagAATAGGTTAAAGAATTGAGTTTGAGTGTGATTGTGAACATTGTTATAATGTCCTTGTATCCCCTTCCCttcaggaaaagaagaaaacatGTCACCCTTTTTAAAcccgagtcgaccgcgagtagtcaaaaaaatttcatatgCTTTGGAttatccgatttgggtcaaatatgtacCGTTTCGTTGTAAAATTAGTTGCCATTCTAGAGGTGGCTCCGTAATGTCTCTGTCATGGAAGTCTTGGGTCTTATTGACGCGAAAATTTAGCAATAGATCTTTACAATCTTCTGTTGATTCCAATTTCTTCTCACTctagaaattttgcaatgcgagaaaaaggtggtaatcgcttggtgccaagtccggactatatggtggatggattaaaacatcccaatcaagctctcggaattgtgtggccttgcatttttgatggaacacaacgtctcttctgttggccaattctggacgtttctggtcaatggctagcttcaaacgatccatttgttgacagtagcgatctgaatttagtgtattgcacttaaaaaaataactttaacaaaatttaaaaaaagaattaaattcaataaattttaaatataatatttttttatattaaattattattattaaataaaaaaatataaacaagttttaaaaaaataattaaattgcaCTAATTTTACTGTTGCAATATTGGCAGCATAAACACCAtttacaatttcagcggcctggcttgcgtctttattatagaaaaaatgaaaaatgtaccaaattttcccttcgttgacctccattgttaacaccctgtaactcacaactgaagggaacaaacaaaaaacagcaaaatatttttttaagtgaACTGTCACCTTGACAACGAgcctaaatttgaaattttacgCTCGATATTGATCATTAaaaccagctaccgagaaaagaATCGATAaccttttccccaacctaatacactgcgtttcataactgtaGCACCACTtgttttttctgagtttccagagatatgttagAAGTCGATTGAATTGAAGCATATAGTGtcgaatacaataactatctacatttataagactgaccctctcaactttattgttgtgtccaggcgagaaacattcaaaacactaaaattccagtgtttcataactatagaaccagatggaaaaactctcaccccattacaaaattaacgtcaatttcacataaattacaatATGGTTCtagttcgtaggtcatctttagttcacAATTAGTTCAAATAAGCCATGCAGGGtgatttcgaccaagctgcgccatattgtagtgtgtatctcgttctacgcagaggatactgcctGTTTAAGCTATTCTAATGAcacatactgcttgtaagttgcatctactattcgtccgatcactcctcataagttccttacagggttttgatttggtaaacaagctgaccagtccagaatctgaagcccctattcattaaaccatgccataaccttccggattttatgaattgatggcaaattaaaaatttgttgcatttcttactgttcattcgtgttcaTTCTCTTCGagccatcaaactgccgcctgcattGTTACGAGCTGAAACACTAAATTACACGTTCCGtaaatccttccagtatgaataaattctat from Toxorhynchites rutilus septentrionalis strain SRP chromosome 3, ASM2978413v1, whole genome shotgun sequence encodes:
- the LOC129772950 gene encoding sodium channel protein Nach produces the protein MLKVFWMICVVVSWFGSALLISASLEAFRTSAISFVMETSYRDWDTKFPSIVICEMRNMERIQMVADSLWGEEHDFAMEEILNEIGYFRGESYHTVNECNGDEPIENCFHGNFSYYAGLVRSPCEETIEQCFWNGRPFECCKYFQPMETEIGLCYAVNSIQTSARDPLYIDMKSNKYTGPGKLKITVLTEAYVYTLAEEDVPNLITPKSEVLVIDYFIAYNRQISVKNIENDPETKQVSVEQRMCRYPDENNLNVHKYYSYSACSVQCRRDKQLQLCNCTSHLMPNTDPTLKCNMTGLACLNEHYEELTIILPKWSTGKKGVVCDCLPSCTEVDIAIIHDSRESLYNREKRCSTIEIELSQLPTERYRRNVVRGRLDLVVSIGGTTGLFVGASLLSFVEIVYYFTIRPYGTIYMRKNHLQIVKERQ